In a single window of the Magnetococcales bacterium genome:
- a CDS encoding tandem-95 repeat protein: MRNKVVFCSVVFISFFVSIQAWAFDDVASDRWGYDHIETLADTGITSGCDADNYCPDRNLQRAEMAIFLLRSKYGSSYSPDAATGNAFNDVSASFWAGSFVERLAALGITSGCDSDSFCPSREITRSEMAIFLLRTKYGSDYQPPSATGNVFGDISSGYWAGSFIEQLNSEGWVDDTLDTTRVCAEGNFCPSLTINRAEMAVFLVRVFDLESSGVENNAPVASDGTLTTDEDTAATGSLSASDVDGDSLTYEIVSSPSLGTIDLIASTGAYTYTPNDNANGTDIFTFIANDGTDDSNTATVTVTINPVNDAPVAEDGTLSTSENTAASGTVSASDVDGDTLTFSIDTNGSLGTAVMNDSQTGAYTYTPNTDATGTDTFTFVANDSTEDSEPATITVTIIEGTENVPPVADAGTDETVSEGDSVTLYGSGSDQDGTVDSFQWEQTGGTTVALTNADTARASFTAPDVTEDEALTFELTVTDNDGASDSDEVVVTVQDNDSGNTLWDSAEWGTDPWQ, encoded by the coding sequence ATGCGAAACAAGGTGGTGTTCTGCTCTGTTGTTTTCATTTCTTTTTTTGTGTCCATCCAGGCATGGGCGTTCGACGATGTGGCCAGTGATCGTTGGGGATATGACCATATCGAGACGCTGGCCGATACGGGGATCACCAGTGGCTGTGACGCTGATAACTATTGCCCGGATAGAAACCTTCAGCGGGCGGAAATGGCCATTTTTCTGCTGCGTTCAAAGTATGGTTCCAGCTATTCCCCGGATGCTGCCACGGGAAATGCATTCAACGATGTTTCCGCTTCATTCTGGGCAGGCAGTTTCGTCGAGAGGCTGGCGGCGCTGGGGATCACCAGCGGATGCGACTCGGACAGCTTCTGCCCCAGCCGGGAGATCACCCGTTCGGAAATGGCGATATTCCTACTGCGCACCAAATATGGCTCCGACTACCAACCCCCGTCTGCCACAGGCAACGTGTTTGGGGATATCTCCAGTGGTTATTGGGCCGGTTCTTTTATCGAACAGTTGAATTCTGAAGGTTGGGTGGATGACACCCTGGATACCACCCGGGTGTGTGCAGAAGGCAACTTTTGTCCAAGTTTGACTATCAACCGGGCGGAGATGGCGGTCTTTTTGGTGCGGGTTTTCGATCTGGAATCTTCCGGTGTCGAGAACAACGCTCCAGTAGCCAGTGACGGCACACTGACCACGGATGAAGATACCGCGGCCACCGGCTCCCTTTCAGCGAGCGATGTGGATGGGGATAGCCTGACCTATGAGATTGTCAGCAGCCCCTCCTTGGGCACCATCGATCTCATCGCCTCGACCGGAGCCTACACCTACACCCCCAATGATAACGCCAACGGTACGGATATCTTTACGTTCATAGCCAACGACGGCACGGATGATTCCAATACCGCCACTGTCACCGTCACCATCAACCCAGTCAACGACGCCCCGGTAGCCGAGGACGGAACGCTCAGTACTTCGGAAAATACCGCCGCCAGCGGAACAGTGAGTGCCAGTGATGTGGATGGGGATACGCTCACATTTTCCATCGATACCAATGGCAGTTTGGGAACCGCTGTGATGAACGATTCCCAGACAGGGGCCTACACATACACGCCGAATACCGATGCCACTGGTACTGACACATTCACCTTTGTCGCCAATGATTCAACCGAGGATTCGGAACCCGCCACCATTACTGTCACGATTATCGAAGGTACGGAAAACGTGCCGCCTGTGGCTGATGCTGGAACCGATGAAACAGTGAGTGAAGGGGATTCGGTGACTCTCTATGGCAGCGGCAGTGATCAGGATGGGACAGTCGATTCATTCCAGTGGGAGCAAACGGGCGGTACCACGGTTGCCTTGACCAATGCCGATACCGCCAGGGCCAGCTTTACCGCCCCTGATGTGACAGAAGATGAGGCTCTGACCTTTGAATTGACTGTCACCGACAATGATGGGGCCAGTGACAGCGATGAAGTGGTTGTCACCGTTCAGGACAACGACAGTGGGAATACCCTTTGGGATTCAGCGGAGT
- a CDS encoding TIGR02281 family clan AA aspartic protease: MTITETDFLSRLRLLHARSGHHPVFREVVAPKRAHLERLDGRGISDLLTGLGEGAYDNPTPWLVALEEMHGEGVLVFPADSGSEGSPEHPSRHQAPKPSPANRRTAGAGGGLGYWGRFGFWFLLFSVVSVLLHERWSGPVSLSANNDQLYHAGLVIFLLSWLLSSGPGLQVWRQMGIWVAVIAVLILGYGYRGELRQVKDRFVGTLVPQVGWQGEANTMHFTKSDNRHFHIEARVNGLPVRFLVDTGASDIVLTPSTAQALGFDLDRLHFNRIYQTANGRGSGASVRLGEMRIGDLTLTNLPATVNGTPMTNSLLGMRFFDRLKGYRVAGNVLTIEW; encoded by the coding sequence ATGACGATAACAGAAACGGATTTTCTCTCCCGTTTACGGCTATTGCACGCCCGTAGCGGCCATCACCCCGTGTTTCGGGAAGTGGTGGCGCCCAAGCGTGCCCATCTGGAGCGTCTGGATGGCCGGGGGATTTCGGATCTGCTGACAGGCTTGGGGGAAGGGGCCTATGACAATCCCACCCCTTGGCTGGTCGCTTTGGAGGAGATGCATGGTGAGGGGGTGTTGGTTTTTCCTGCTGATTCGGGGAGTGAGGGATCCCCCGAGCATCCTTCCCGGCACCAAGCTCCAAAACCCTCCCCAGCCAACCGGCGTACGGCAGGGGCAGGGGGAGGATTGGGGTATTGGGGCCGTTTTGGGTTCTGGTTTTTGCTCTTTTCCGTGGTGTCGGTGCTGCTCCACGAACGCTGGTCGGGTCCGGTTTCCCTCTCTGCCAACAATGACCAACTCTACCATGCCGGACTGGTCATCTTTCTGTTGAGCTGGCTTCTCTCCTCGGGGCCGGGTTTGCAGGTGTGGCGGCAGATGGGCATTTGGGTGGCGGTCATCGCGGTGTTGATCCTGGGCTACGGCTATCGGGGGGAGTTGCGGCAGGTGAAGGATCGCTTTGTTGGGACGTTGGTGCCTCAGGTGGGATGGCAGGGGGAGGCCAACACCATGCATTTTACCAAATCCGACAACCGGCATTTTCATATCGAGGCCCGGGTGAATGGTTTGCCGGTGCGTTTTTTGGTGGATACCGGTGCCAGTGATATCGTCCTCACCCCCAGCACGGCCCAAGCGTTGGGATTCGATCTTGACCGACTGCACTTTAATCGCATCTATCAAACCGCCAATGGCCGGGGCTCCGGCGCTTCGGTGCGGCTGGGAGAGATGCGCATCGGCGACCTCACCCTGACCAACCTCCCCGCCACCGTCAACGGCACCCCCATGACCAACTCTCTCCTCGGTATGCGCTTTTTTGACCGTCTGAAAGGGTATCGGGTGGCGGGAAATGTGTTGACCATTGAGTGGTAG
- a CDS encoding ABC transporter permease → MSHHPIPGFIQAWRRHFLVWRKTLAASLVGSLGEPLLYLMGMGYGLGRFIGEIDQLPYLLYVASGILAASSMNTATFEALYGAFTRMTRQNTFHAMLATPLSVADVVAGEVVWAATKALIAGCAIFIVGTFLEAFPAGTAIFALPVVFLSGLVFASLGMVVTAISPSYEFFLYYFTLVATPMFLFCGVFFPVEGLPEGIRLLVTILPLTHVVALVRPLTTGLPLEGLFLHLGVLIGYLGLSFWLAVGLVRRRILV, encoded by the coding sequence ATGAGCCACCATCCCATACCTGGATTCATTCAAGCTTGGCGGCGTCACTTTTTGGTCTGGCGCAAAACCCTGGCCGCTTCCCTGGTGGGGAGCTTGGGGGAGCCCCTGCTCTATCTCATGGGCATGGGCTATGGCCTGGGGCGCTTTATTGGTGAAATCGATCAACTCCCCTATCTACTCTATGTCGCCTCGGGCATTCTCGCGGCTTCATCCATGAATACCGCCACCTTCGAAGCCCTCTATGGCGCATTCACCCGGATGACCCGTCAGAACACCTTCCACGCCATGCTGGCAACCCCCCTGAGCGTGGCCGACGTGGTAGCGGGTGAGGTGGTGTGGGCCGCCACCAAGGCTCTCATCGCCGGGTGTGCCATTTTTATCGTCGGCACCTTCCTGGAGGCCTTTCCCGCCGGGACCGCCATTTTTGCCCTACCGGTGGTCTTTTTGTCGGGCCTGGTCTTCGCTTCCCTGGGAATGGTGGTGACCGCCATCTCCCCCAGTTATGAATTTTTTCTCTATTATTTCACTCTGGTGGCCACCCCCATGTTTCTTTTTTGCGGGGTCTTTTTTCCGGTTGAAGGCCTCCCCGAAGGGATCCGCCTCCTGGTAACGATTTTACCCCTGACCCATGTGGTGGCTCTGGTCCGCCCCCTCACCACCGGCCTGCCTCTGGAAGGACTTTTCCTCCATCTGGGGGTTCTGATCGGCTATTTGGGGCTCTCCTTCTGGCTGGCAGTGGGTCTGGTGCGTCGGCGCATCCTGGTCTAG